In the Methanothermobacter marburgensis str. Marburg genome, TGAGGGCAGAGAATGGCCGCATCCGGGATGCTGATCTTTCAATGATAAAATCCTACCTGGAGGAGGGGATGGTCCCTGTAAGTTACGGTGACGTGATCCTTGACTTAAACACCAGTGTGAGGTTCTCTGTGATATCAGGTGACCAGCTCATAAACCACTTCTCCATCAGGTTAGGGCCAGAGAGGGTCATACTGGGAACCGATGTGGACGGGGTTTACACCAGGAACCCAAAGAAATACCCTGATGCGAGGCTTCTTGACGTTATAGGATCCCTTGATGACCTCGAATCCCTTGATGGGACAGTTAATACTGACGTTACAGGTGGAATGGTTGGTAAGGTGGGGGAACTCCTGGCCCTCGCAGAGAGGGGTATAGAATCAGAGATAATAAATGCAGGTGTACCTGGAAATATCCTGAGGGCCCTCCGTGGAGAGGCTGTGAGGGGCACCAGGATCAGAAAATAAATCATTCATATCACGATCATA is a window encoding:
- a CDS encoding isopentenyl phosphate kinase is translated as MIILKVGGSVITRKDSEEPEIDSENLQRIASEIADASPLSLMIIHGAGSFGHPFAGKYRIGSEIKDEEEFRKRRFGSALTQNWVRKLNTHVCDALLDEGIPAVSMPPSAFLRAENGRIRDADLSMIKSYLEEGMVPVSYGDVILDLNTSVRFSVISGDQLINHFSIRLGPERVILGTDVDGVYTRNPKKYPDARLLDVIGSLDDLESLDGTVNTDVTGGMVGKVGELLALAERGIESEIINAGVPGNILRALRGEAVRGTRIRK